The Sphingomonas sp. So64.6b genome includes a region encoding these proteins:
- a CDS encoding DciA family protein, with protein sequence MSKRGVPKSESEPQRGGRARAVSELLPDAGRAAFRRFGFVQSAVVSRWGDIVGARYAGVSAPESIRFPQGKKSEGTLNLVVRGAHGTMMQHIAPEIIERVNRFFGYAAIARVQMRQGDVPAPRPRPAPPSLKPIPVELGASLRMIADPELKAVLEALAAGVAATKGPPVVGSPIKVRRDE encoded by the coding sequence ATGAGCAAGCGCGGCGTTCCCAAGTCCGAGTCCGAACCGCAACGCGGCGGCCGCGCCCGTGCGGTGTCGGAGCTGCTGCCCGACGCCGGGCGCGCCGCATTCCGCCGCTTCGGCTTCGTGCAGAGCGCCGTGGTCAGCCGCTGGGGCGACATTGTCGGCGCGCGCTATGCCGGCGTGTCGGCACCCGAATCGATCCGCTTTCCGCAGGGCAAGAAATCCGAAGGCACGCTCAATCTGGTGGTGCGCGGCGCGCACGGCACGATGATGCAGCATATCGCGCCCGAGATCATCGAACGGGTCAATCGCTTCTTCGGTTATGCCGCGATCGCGCGCGTGCAGATGCGCCAGGGCGATGTGCCGGCACCGCGCCCGCGCCCTGCGCCGCCGTCACTGAAGCCGATACCGGTCGAGCTCGGCGCGAGCCTGCGCATGATCGCCGATCCGGAATTGAAGGCAGTGCTCGAGGCACTCGCGGCGGGTGTCGCGGCGACCAAGGGACCGCCGGTCGTGGGGAGCCCAATCAAGGTGAGGCGGGACGAGTGA
- a CDS encoding thioredoxin domain-containing protein — protein sequence MRRLITLLLAPLLTLVLAPLMVSAVAAPRDWTRVATQTASGSFVIGNPKAKVKLIEYLSYTCPHCAHFSNESSAVLKGKYVRSGSTSVELRHAIRDKLDLAAAVVARCTGTAGFSATTDAIFAAQGEWGPRGDQFERINGSRMALYSESARLRALADGSGLSDIGRAKGLSNAALDACFANTAELLKIAVMTDASWKAINAAAGPEGGGTPSFVVNGKPHTKTEWAGLDTVLRAAGAK from the coding sequence ATGCGAAGATTGATTACCCTGTTGCTGGCCCCATTGCTGACATTGGTGCTGGCGCCGTTGATGGTGAGTGCTGTCGCGGCACCGCGCGACTGGACCAGGGTCGCCACGCAAACGGCGAGCGGTTCGTTCGTGATCGGCAATCCCAAGGCGAAGGTGAAGCTGATCGAATATCTCAGCTACACCTGCCCGCACTGCGCGCATTTTTCGAATGAATCCTCGGCGGTGCTGAAAGGCAAATATGTTCGCTCGGGCTCGACCAGCGTCGAATTGCGCCACGCAATTCGCGACAAGCTCGACCTGGCGGCGGCCGTCGTCGCGCGCTGCACCGGCACCGCCGGCTTCTCGGCGACGACCGACGCGATCTTCGCAGCGCAGGGCGAATGGGGCCCGCGCGGTGATCAATTCGAACGCATCAACGGCAGCCGCATGGCGCTTTATTCGGAAAGCGCGCGACTGCGCGCGCTCGCGGATGGCTCGGGGCTGAGCGATATCGGCCGCGCCAAGGGGCTGAGCAACGCGGCGCTCGATGCCTGTTTCGCCAATACCGCCGAGCTGCTCAAGATCGCGGTGATGACCGACGCGTCGTGGAAAGCGATCAACGCCGCTGCCGGGCCCGAAGGCGGCGGCACGCCGAGCTTCGTGGTCAACGGCAAGCCCCATACCAAGACCGAATGGGCCGGGCTCGACACGGTATTGCGGGCAGCCGGTGCCAAGTAA
- a CDS encoding A/G-specific adenine glycosylase, with translation MPAKPRSVAEPLLAWYDRHARDLPWRSPPGAPAPDPYRVWLSEIMLQQTTVATVRPKFDLFTARWPDFASLAAADESELMTAWAGLGYYARARNLVACARVVVERHGGLFPGNEAELRALPGIGAYTAAAIASIAFGERAVVVDGNVERVVARLFAIGEPLPAARTAIRIATDSITPDRRPGDFAQAMMDLGSAICTPRSPKCLACPLVGQCAGFARGAPETFPVKPAKAARPQRYGTIFWAEHGDQVLLVRRPPRGLLGGMRALPTGPWADAPPGLADRPFAADWTLLDTSVAHVFTHFRLELALAVARLREHSNAGEWWPVADIESAGLPTVFAKAAAGIRRAI, from the coding sequence GTGCCCGCAAAGCCCCGATCCGTCGCAGAACCGCTATTGGCCTGGTATGATCGCCATGCGCGCGATTTGCCGTGGCGATCGCCGCCTGGTGCGCCGGCGCCCGATCCGTATCGGGTGTGGTTGTCGGAAATCATGCTGCAACAGACGACGGTCGCGACGGTGCGGCCGAAATTCGACCTTTTCACTGCGCGCTGGCCCGATTTTGCGAGCCTCGCCGCCGCCGACGAGAGCGAGCTGATGACCGCCTGGGCGGGTTTGGGTTACTATGCGCGGGCGCGTAATCTGGTGGCCTGCGCGCGGGTCGTGGTCGAGCGGCATGGCGGCCTGTTTCCCGGCAACGAAGCCGAATTGCGCGCGTTGCCCGGGATCGGTGCCTATACCGCCGCGGCGATCGCCAGCATCGCCTTTGGCGAACGCGCGGTGGTGGTCGACGGCAATGTCGAGCGCGTCGTCGCGCGATTGTTCGCGATCGGTGAGCCATTGCCCGCCGCGCGCACGGCGATCCGTATCGCTACCGATTCGATAACGCCGGACCGGCGGCCGGGCGATTTCGCCCAGGCGATGATGGATCTGGGGTCGGCGATCTGCACTCCGCGCAGCCCCAAATGTCTGGCTTGTCCGCTGGTCGGTCAGTGCGCCGGCTTTGCAAGAGGGGCGCCGGAAACCTTTCCGGTCAAGCCGGCCAAGGCCGCGCGGCCGCAGCGTTACGGTACGATCTTCTGGGCCGAGCACGGGGATCAGGTGCTGCTGGTGCGCCGGCCGCCGCGTGGCTTGCTCGGCGGGATGCGTGCGCTGCCCACCGGGCCATGGGCGGACGCGCCGCCGGGACTTGCCGACCGGCCCTTTGCCGCCGACTGGACATTGCTCGACACCAGCGTCGCACATGTCTTCACGCATTTTCGGCTCGAACTCGCCCTTGCGGTCGCGCGTCTGCGGGAGCATTCGAACGCGGGCGAATGGTGGCCGGTGGCGGATATCGAGTCGGCGGGACTGCCGACGGTGTTCGCCAAGGCGGCGGCCGGGATCAGGAGGGCAATATGA